In the genome of Candidatus Nitrosotenuis sp. DW1, one region contains:
- a CDS encoding YkgJ family cysteine cluster protein, translating to MDFSCVQDCSQCCIEREYYPSKKFGKIGVLIMPEERERIHALAKTHDLDVTILPRIGISYESDGPTEVMAYQMMGIEENGNTCPFLDTESGKKSPHGGFPCMIYEQRPLACKAYPVSDTDPIKLDPKCKFCQNHGNTSSNLANEAEALIKIKVRMSTDAPVIWRYATGVGDEVDRSAIQKGWIMES from the coding sequence GTGGATTTTAGCTGTGTTCAGGATTGTTCCCAGTGCTGCATAGAACGCGAGTATTACCCTTCAAAAAAGTTCGGCAAGATAGGCGTGCTCATAATGCCTGAAGAAAGGGAAAGGATCCACGCCCTTGCCAAGACGCATGATCTTGACGTGACGATTCTGCCGCGAATCGGCATATCATACGAATCTGACGGGCCGACGGAGGTCATGGCATACCAGATGATGGGAATTGAGGAAAACGGAAACACCTGCCCATTTTTGGATACAGAGTCGGGCAAAAAATCACCTCACGGTGGGTTTCCATGTATGATTTACGAGCAAAGGCCGCTTGCATGCAAGGCATATCCAGTATCGGATACAGATCCAATCAAACTTGATCCAAAATGCAAGTTCTGCCAAAACCACGGAAATACAAGCAGCAATCTTGCAAACGAAGCCGAGGCCCTGATAAAAATAAAGGTCAGGATGTCAACTGATGCGCCAGTCATTTGGCGATACGCCACAGGTGTTGGGGATGAAGTCGACAGATCAGCCATACAAAAAGGCTGGATCATGGAGTCCTGA
- a CDS encoding YwbE family protein: MDKIPSRDKIRIGSNVLIVQKQDQRTGALTEGTVKRILTSSNFHPHGIKVELEGGKVGRVQKIS; encoded by the coding sequence TTGGATAAAATACCATCAAGGGACAAAATAAGAATTGGATCAAACGTGCTAATAGTGCAAAAACAGGATCAACGTACGGGCGCTCTGACTGAAGGCACGGTCAAAAGAATTCTTACATCGAGCAATTTCCACCCTCACGGAATCAAGGTTGAATTAGAGGGGGGCAAAGTAGGCCGCGTTCAAAAAATATCTTAA
- a CDS encoding DsbA family protein has product MNIHAPSLGIGAGIAAISIIAVFYVMSVNVGTPFSVEDIEQSKHENVKPAEAENPKQISMSVLTENASPLLGDPSAPITIIEFGDYQCFFCNKFFHETENQILENYIKTGKVKMIFKDFTIIGQDSVTAAHAAHCAGEQDKFWEYHDTLYNNWTGENNGWASPENQLKFAGDLGLDMDAFTECTSSGRYMKMIQASAEDAKTVGFTGTPGFIIIGANNKMAKIPGAQPYDVFAKVLDSEELQNN; this is encoded by the coding sequence TTGAACATACACGCGCCATCACTAGGAATCGGGGCAGGAATTGCGGCGATTTCCATAATAGCAGTATTTTATGTAATGTCTGTAAATGTAGGAACGCCGTTTAGCGTCGAAGACATAGAGCAGTCAAAGCATGAAAACGTAAAACCTGCAGAGGCGGAAAATCCCAAGCAAATCAGCATGTCTGTGCTAACTGAGAATGCGTCGCCGCTACTGGGGGATCCTAGCGCGCCAATTACAATAATAGAGTTTGGAGACTATCAGTGCTTTTTCTGCAACAAGTTCTTCCATGAAACAGAGAACCAAATTCTTGAAAACTACATAAAAACAGGAAAAGTGAAAATGATATTCAAGGACTTTACCATAATAGGCCAGGACTCTGTCACTGCAGCACACGCAGCACACTGTGCAGGAGAGCAGGACAAGTTCTGGGAGTACCACGACACGCTATACAACAACTGGACTGGCGAGAACAACGGTTGGGCATCTCCTGAGAATCAGCTCAAATTTGCAGGTGATCTTGGACTAGACATGGATGCATTTACAGAATGCACGTCAAGTGGAAGATACATGAAAATGATCCAGGCGAGCGCAGAGGATGCAAAAACAGTCGGCTTTACTGGAACGCCTGGATTCATCATCATTGGGGCAAACAACAAGATGGCAAAGATACCTGGAGCTCAGCCATACGACGTCTTTGCCAAGGTCCTAGATTCAGAAGAACTGCAAAACAACTAG
- a CDS encoding hydroxymethylglutaryl-CoA synthase family protein — translation MAAGIDDMAIYIPRLFVDSADFAVARGVDPAKLKQGLGISKMAIVDTNQDPACLAANACLKLMQKNNVSPSDVGRLYVATESALDESKALNSYVIGMLEQVYGPDSFEHCGGIECKFACVSGSYALYDNSNWIRAGEAEGKSAIVVVSDIAKYDMGSTGEYTQGAGAVAMLLNDKPRLLQFDAKVTSTSIKNEYDFYRPFGKETPIVHGQYSNLLYLIQVKKAFEAYKKKALDTGIIKINEGETILDHIDYLCMHLPYSNMGKKALSYLLRREWRSLPRWKRTIEQTGMEEPVPKDPRGTIESILADEEYMTKDHEFTKLFTKTKEYRQFYEDKLASSLIASTMIGNLYTASLYLGFRSCLEFEFQKGVDLAGKRIGFGSYGSGSSAMVFSGTVQPDYKEIVSKMNLEMEIGERKKLSLEEYEEIHENKRSPDQSLLDAKKEFVLVSIEDTPESRGERKYVFCD, via the coding sequence ATGGCGGCAGGCATAGATGACATGGCCATCTATATTCCAAGGCTTTTTGTTGACTCGGCAGACTTTGCAGTAGCAAGGGGAGTTGATCCTGCAAAGCTAAAACAGGGTTTGGGAATATCCAAGATGGCAATAGTGGATACAAACCAGGACCCAGCATGCCTGGCTGCAAATGCATGCCTCAAACTAATGCAAAAAAACAATGTTTCCCCAAGCGACGTAGGCAGGCTTTATGTCGCAACCGAATCAGCATTAGACGAGTCAAAGGCACTAAACTCCTACGTGATTGGAATGCTCGAGCAGGTATACGGCCCGGACTCTTTTGAGCACTGTGGCGGAATAGAGTGCAAGTTTGCATGTGTGAGCGGCTCTTATGCGCTGTATGATAATTCTAATTGGATTAGGGCAGGAGAGGCTGAAGGAAAATCAGCCATAGTTGTGGTATCAGACATTGCCAAGTACGACATGGGTTCGACTGGCGAGTATACGCAGGGGGCAGGGGCAGTCGCAATGCTTCTCAACGACAAGCCAAGGCTGCTCCAGTTTGACGCAAAGGTAACGTCAACTTCGATTAAAAACGAGTATGATTTCTACAGGCCGTTTGGAAAGGAAACCCCAATTGTTCACGGCCAGTATTCTAATTTGCTATACCTGATTCAGGTCAAAAAGGCCTTTGAGGCCTACAAGAAAAAGGCACTAGACACAGGAATAATCAAAATAAACGAAGGCGAGACGATTTTGGACCATATCGATTATCTCTGCATGCACCTGCCGTACTCAAACATGGGCAAAAAGGCGCTATCGTACTTGCTTAGAAGGGAGTGGAGAAGCCTGCCAAGATGGAAGAGGACCATCGAGCAGACGGGAATGGAGGAACCAGTTCCAAAAGACCCGCGAGGCACAATAGAATCGATTTTGGCAGATGAGGAATACATGACAAAAGACCATGAATTTACCAAGCTTTTCACAAAGACAAAAGAATACAGGCAGTTCTACGAAGACAAGCTTGCAAGTTCCCTTATTGCATCCACGATGATTGGAAACTTGTACACTGCATCTTTGTACTTGGGATTTAGAAGCTGCCTAGAGTTTGAATTCCAAAAGGGCGTCGACTTGGCAGGAAAACGCATTGGATTTGGCTCGTACGGCAGCGGAAGCAGTGCAATGGTGTTTAGCGGGACTGTTCAGCCAGACTACAAAGAAATTGTAAGTAAAATGAATCTCGAGATGGAGATAGGCGAGCGCAAAAAGCTTTCACTTGAGGAATACGAGGAAATCCACGAAAACAAACGCTCTCCAGATCAGAGTCTTTTGGATGCCAAAAAAGAATTCGTCCTAGTCAGCATTGAAGATACCCCTGAAAGCAGGGGCGAGCGCAAGTACGTATTCTGTGATTAG
- a CDS encoding sensor histidine kinase: protein MQQVTLGDHGDADKLQVIGELAARLAHDLRNPLSVIKNVVEIMESKPKLKIEEKIICYGRLHRAINRISHQIDEVLDFVRPSKLTVTNNLLNEIIISAIEKIAKPDDVKINLPNNFVYVPCDFIKFEVMITNLIMNAIQAMNNSGQVDVRLFDDGKYATLQVIDGGCGIPKDVMPRIFEPLFTTKQIGTGLGLASCKAIVEQHKGVITVTSSVGKGTTFTIRIPKSSAVVSDQSVSNSAVPSQIALPNK from the coding sequence ATGCAACAAGTTACACTTGGGGATCATGGTGACGCAGACAAACTTCAAGTCATAGGGGAACTGGCAGCAAGGCTTGCGCACGATCTACGAAACCCATTGTCAGTAATCAAAAACGTTGTAGAGATAATGGAAAGCAAGCCGAAGCTTAAGATCGAAGAAAAAATTATCTGTTATGGGAGGTTGCACCGAGCAATAAATAGAATATCTCATCAAATAGACGAAGTGCTTGACTTTGTCAGGCCAAGTAAGCTTACCGTGACAAATAATCTTTTAAACGAAATTATTATTTCTGCAATAGAAAAAATAGCAAAACCAGACGACGTAAAAATCAATCTTCCAAATAATTTTGTCTATGTGCCGTGTGATTTTATAAAATTTGAAGTGATGATTACAAATCTCATAATGAACGCAATTCAAGCAATGAATAACTCAGGCCAGGTTGATGTCAGACTTTTTGATGACGGAAAATATGCGACACTGCAGGTAATTGACGGCGGCTGCGGCATTCCTAAGGACGTAATGCCTAGAATATTTGAGCCATTGTTTACAACAAAGCAGATAGGAACTGGACTTGGACTGGCAAGTTGTAAGGCAATAGTCGAACAACACAAAGGTGTAATCACTGTCACAAGCAGCGTTGGAAAGGGCACTACCTTTACCATAAGAATTCCAAAATCCAGCGCAGTCGTATCTGATCAAAGCGTATCAAATAGCGCGGTTCCGTCACAAATTGCGTTGCCCAACAAATAA
- a CDS encoding type II glyceraldehyde-3-phosphate dehydrogenase, whose amino-acid sequence MKRVFVNGYGSIGTRIVQFIKEDPQIKVIGIGKNSPDDKVNDAISRGFDVYVPEKNIALFKNYKIKGTIESALDDCDLVIDATPGGTGYANKKHLYEPKGVMAIYQGGESVSGDERVSDLLFNSRVNYKEAFGQKHVMQGSCNVTGMGRILQPLREKFGSRLVRFDAVLVRRWADLEQTSKTVPDTVEWTPNPHHGDDVKHYMGKDTPLFLQVIKVPTRQMHLHLMAVRFKDAAPKPSEILDLFKNEYGVATLWTAKGTKQIRDAAESMKFSFKDTNMIHIHAEMLESIGDTIKMAYSDDQTGIVIPENHILMQAMLFQKTYEDAFRHTQSLFHMDEKKKALEEFFSKK is encoded by the coding sequence ATGAAACGGGTTTTTGTGAACGGGTACGGCTCGATTGGAACCCGTATAGTACAGTTCATCAAAGAAGATCCTCAAATCAAGGTAATCGGGATTGGCAAGAACTCGCCTGATGATAAGGTAAATGACGCAATATCTCGCGGGTTTGACGTTTACGTTCCAGAAAAAAACATTGCACTTTTTAAGAATTACAAAATCAAAGGAACAATTGAAAGCGCACTGGATGATTGCGACCTGGTGATAGATGCAACACCTGGCGGAACAGGATATGCCAACAAAAAGCATCTCTATGAGCCAAAGGGCGTGATGGCAATATACCAGGGAGGAGAGTCCGTATCTGGGGACGAACGCGTCTCAGACCTGTTGTTTAATTCTCGTGTGAACTACAAGGAGGCATTTGGCCAGAAACACGTCATGCAGGGAAGCTGCAACGTAACTGGAATGGGGAGGATACTGCAGCCTCTGCGAGAAAAATTTGGTTCCAGGCTAGTCCGGTTTGACGCCGTATTGGTACGACGATGGGCAGACCTTGAGCAGACAAGCAAAACAGTCCCAGATACTGTAGAGTGGACGCCAAACCCGCACCACGGGGACGACGTAAAGCACTACATGGGAAAAGACACACCGCTGTTTTTGCAAGTGATCAAAGTTCCGACAAGGCAGATGCACCTTCATCTTATGGCTGTGAGATTCAAAGATGCCGCACCAAAGCCTTCTGAGATTTTGGATCTTTTCAAAAATGAATATGGCGTTGCGACGCTGTGGACTGCCAAGGGAACAAAGCAAATCCGCGATGCCGCAGAGTCCATGAAGTTTAGCTTCAAGGACACGAACATGATTCACATTCACGCAGAGATGCTAGAGTCAATTGGCGACACAATCAAGATGGCGTACTCTGATGATCAAACGGGAATCGTGATTCCTGAAAACCACATCCTGATGCAGGCAATGCTGTTCCAAAAAACATACGAGGATGCATTTAGGCACACCCAAAGCCTGTTTCACATGGATGAGAAAAAGAAGGCATTAGAAGAGTTCTTTTCTAAAAAATAA
- a CDS encoding cupin domain-containing protein produces the protein MSVKKVNLFSNSKIRKINPNWFTGKVHMTDISDVIKSKEQNIYHVYFKNGAKTKVHIHNGNQILIATKGKGVLETFSKKGNKKDHFGVARTQKISLNVGDVVYIKKGTLHTHGSADKRNVFSHIAINIMPAKNKEYKTTWYESDFKTLASGIIT, from the coding sequence ATGAGCGTAAAAAAAGTAAATTTGTTTTCTAATTCAAAAATAAGGAAAATAAATCCAAACTGGTTTACTGGCAAGGTTCACATGACTGATATCTCTGATGTCATAAAATCAAAAGAACAGAACATCTATCATGTTTATTTTAAGAATGGCGCAAAAACCAAAGTGCACATACATAACGGAAACCAAATACTGATTGCCACAAAAGGAAAGGGTGTCTTGGAAACGTTTTCAAAAAAGGGAAACAAAAAGGATCATTTCGGCGTTGCAAGAACCCAAAAAATCAGCCTCAATGTAGGTGACGTGGTATACATCAAAAAGGGAACCCTTCACACTCATGGCTCTGCAGACAAAAGAAATGTTTTTTCTCATATTGCAATTAACATCATGCCTGCAAAGAACAAGGAATACAAGACCACTTGGTATGAGTCTGATTTTAAAACACTTGCAAGTGGCATCATAACATAA